A window from Manis javanica isolate MJ-LG chromosome 10, MJ_LKY, whole genome shotgun sequence encodes these proteins:
- the SLC12A9 gene encoding solute carrier family 12 member 9 isoform X1, protein MASENSPLLAYRLLGDEGFTAPAIGAGGPGAASARKLSTFLGVVVPTVLSMFSIVVFLRIGFVVGHAGLLQALAMLLVAYFILALTVLSVCAIATNGAVRGGGAYFMISRTLGPEVGGSIGLMFYLANVCGCAVSLLGLVEAMLDTFGTDSTGSSELRVLPQGYGWSLLYGSLLLGLVGGVCTLGAGLYARASFLTFLLVSGSLFSVLVSFVAVRPRDILLAPQPGPNGSSLPPHVGHFTGFNSSTLKANLGAGYAKDYTTGAMMTFASVFAVLFNGCTGIMAGANMSGELKDPSRAIPLGTIVAVAYTFFIYTLLFFLSSFTCDRTLLQEYYGFFGAISLWSPLVLIGVYATSLSASMSSLIGASRILHALAQDDLFGVILAPAKVVTRGGNPWGAVLYSWGLVQLVLLAGKLNTLAAVVTVFYLVAYAAVDLSCLSLEWASAPNFRPTFSLFSWHTCLLGVASCLLMMFLISPGAAGGSLLLMGLLCALLTARGGPSSWGYVSQALLFHQVRKYLLRLDVRKEHVKFWRPQLLLLVGNPRGALPLLRLANQLKKGGLYVLGHVTLGDLDCLPSDPVQPQYGAWLSLVDRAQVKAFVDLTLSPSVRQGAQHLLQISGLGGMKPNTLVLGFYDDATPQDHFLTDPAFSESADGTQEGGSPALSTLFPPPRAPGSPRALSPQDYVATVADALKMNKNVVLARACGALPPERLSRGSGGTSQPHHVDVWPLNLLRPRGGPGYVDVCGLFLLQMATILGMVPAWHSARLRIFLCLGPREAPGAAEGRLRALLSQLRIQAEVQEVVWGEGAGSGETEEEEGDFVNGGWGDAEAEALACSANALVQAQQGRGRGGGPGGPEGGDVEEGLTTALTFLYLPRPPADPARYTRYLALMEILSHDLGPTLLIHGVTPVTCTDL, encoded by the exons ATGGCCAGCGAGAACTCTCCTCTGCTGGCCTACCGGCTCTTGGGTGACGAGGGGTTTACCGCCCCTGCCATTGGGGCTGGGGGTCCAGGAGCAGCATCTGCCCGGAAGCTCTCCACCTTTCTGGGTGTGGTGGTGCCCACAGTCCTGTCCATGTTCAGTATAGTTGTCTTCTTGAGGATTG GGTTCGTGGTGGGCCATGCTGGGCTGCTGCAGGCTTTAGCCATGCTCCTGGTCGCCTACTTCATCCTGGCGCTCACTGTCCTCTCTGTCTGTGCCATCGCCACCAATGGAGCTGTGCGGGGGGGCGGAGCCTACT TCATGATCAGCCGGACTCTGGGACCTGAGGTTGGAGGCAGCATCGGCCTCATGTTTTACCTGGCTAACGTGTGTGGCTGTGCTGTCTCCCTGCTGGGGCTGGTGGAGGCCATGCTTGACACCTTTGGGACTG ATTCCACAGGGTCCAGTGAGCTCCGGGTTCTGCCCCAGGGCTATGGCTGGAGCTTACTCTATGGCTCACTGCTGCTGGGCCTCGTGGGTGGGGTCTGCACACTGGGGGCTGGCCTCTATGCCCGCGCCTCCTTCCTCACATTCCTGCTGGTCTCTGGTTCCCTGTTCTCGGTGCTGGTCAGCTTTGTGGCTGTGCGGCCCAGGGACATCCTCTTGGCCCCTCAGCCTGGACCCAATGGctcctccctgccaccccacGTCGGCCACTTCACTGGCTTCAACAGCAGCACCCTGAAGGCCAACTTGGGTG CTGGCTACGCCAAGGACTACACCACGGGGGCCATGATGACCTTTGCCAGCGTCTTTGCTgtcctttttaatggctgcacaGGCATCATGGCCGGGGCCAATATGTCAG gggAGCTGAAGGACCCCAGCCGAGCAattcctcttggcaccattgttGCTGTCGCCTACACCTTCTTCATCTATaccctgcttttcttcctctctagCTTCACTTGTGACAG GACCCTGCTGCAGGAATACTATGGGTTCTTTGGTGCCATCAGCCTTTGGTCCCCACTGGTGTTGATCGGTGTTTACGCCACGTCACTCTCAGCCTCCATGAGCTCCCTCATTGGTGCTTCCCGCATCCTCCATGCCCTGGCCCAGGACGACCTCTTTG GAGTGATCTTGGCTCCAGCCAAGGTTGTGACCCGAGGGGGGAACCCCTGGGGAGCTGTGCTCTATTCCTGGGGCCTAGTGCAG CTggtgctcttggctgggaagctGAACACACTGGCTGCCGTGGTCACCGTCTTCTACCTGGTGGCATATGCTGCAGTGGACCTGTCATGCCTGAGCCTCGAATGGGCTTCAGCCCCGAACTTCCG ccccaccttcaGCCTGTTCTCCTGGCACACCTGCTTGCTGGGGGTCGCCTCCTGCCTGCTCATGATGTTTCTCATCAGCCCTGGGGCCGCTGGTGGCTCCTTGCTTCTCATGGGCCTGCTTTGTGCCCTCCTCACAGCTCGTGGGGGCCCCAGTAGCTGGGGCTACGTCAGCCAGGCCTTGCTTTTCCACCAG GTGCGCAAATACCTGCTCCGGCTGGATGTCCGGAAGGAGCACGTGAAGTTCTGGCGGCCTCAGCTGCTGCTCCTGGTGGGGAACCCCCGGGGTGCCCTGCCTCTGTTGCGGCTGGCTAACCAGCTCAAGAAGGGGGGCCTCTATGTGCTGGGCCATGTCACCCTGGGAGACCTCG ACTGCCTGCCCTCGGACCCCGTGCAGCCCCAGTATGGAGCGTGGCTGAGCCTGGTGGACAGAGCCCAAGTGAAGGCCTTCGTGGACCTCACCCTCTCACCCTCCGTGCGCCAGGGGGCTCAGCATCTGCTGCAGATCTCAGGCCTTG GTGGCATGAAGCCCAACACGTTGGTCCTGGGTTTCTACGATGATGCCACACCCCAGGACCACTTCCTGACAGACCCTgctttctctgagtctgctgatgGCACCCAGGAGGGTGGGTCCCCAGCTCTGAGCACCCTGTTCCCTCCACCCCGGGCTCCTGGCAGTCCCCGGGCTCTCAGTCCCCAGGACTACGTGGCCACAGTGGCAGATGCCCTCAAGATGAACAAGAATGTGGTTCTGGCTCGGGCCTGCGGGGCCCTGCCCCCTGAGCGGTTGAGCCGGGGTTCTGGGGGCACCTCTCAGCCACATCACGTAGACGTGTGGCCCCTCAACCTCCTGCGGCCCCGGGGTGGGCCTGGCTATGTGGATGTCTGTGGCCTTTTCCTGCTGCAGATGGCAACCATCTTGGGCATGGTGCCTGCTTGGCACAGTGCCCGGCTCCGGATCTTCTTGTGCCTGGGGCCTCGAGAGGCTCCTGGGGCAGCTGAGGGGCGGCTCCGGGCACTGCTGAGCCAGTTAAGGATCCAGGCCGAGGTACAGGAGGTTGTGTGGGGTGAGGGGGCTGGCTCCGGGGAgactgaggaggaggaaggggacttTGTGAATGGTGGGTGGGGTGACGCCGAGGCAGAGGCCCTGGCATGCAGCGCCAACGCCCTGGTTCAGGCCCAGCAGGGgcgaggcagaggaggagggcccGGTGGGCCTGAGGGTGGGGATGTTGAGGAGGGGCTCACCACAGCCCTTACCTTCCTGTACCTGCCTCGGCCGCCCGCTGATCCTGCCCGCTACACCCGGTACCTGGCGCTGATGGAGATTCTGAGCCATGATCTGGGCCCCACGCTGCTCATTCATGGTGTCACCCCGGTTACTTGCACTGATCTCTGA
- the SLC12A9 gene encoding solute carrier family 12 member 9 isoform X2, which yields MASENSPLLAYRLLGDEGFTAPAIGAGGPGAASARKLSTFLGVVVPTVLSMFSIVVFLRIGFVVGHAGLLQALAMLLVAYFILALTVLSVCAIATNGAVRGGGAYFMISRTLGPEVGGSIGLMFYLANVCGCAVSLLGLVEAMLDTFGTDSTGSSELRVLPQGYGWSLLYGSLLLGLVGGVCTLGAGLYARASFLTFLLVSGSLFSVLVSFVAVRPRDILLAPQPGPNGSSLPPHVGHFTGFNSSTLKANLGAGYAKDYTTGAMMTFASVFAVLFNGCTGIMAGANMSGELKDPSRAIPLGTIVAVAYTFFIYTLLFFLSSFTCDRTLLQEYYGFFGAISLWSPLVLIGVYATSLSASMSSLIGASRILHALAQDDLFGVILAPAKVVTRGGNPWGAVLYSWGLVQLVLLAGKLNTLAAVVTVFYLVAYAAVDLSCLSLEWASAPNFRPTFSLFSWHTCLLGVASCLLMMFLISPGAAGGSLLLMGLLCALLTARGGPSSWGYVSQALLFHQVRKYLLRLDVRKEHVKFWRPQLLLLVGNPRGALPLLRLANQLKKGGLYVLGHVTLGDLDCLPSDPVQPQYGAWLSLVDRAQVKAFVDLTLSPSVRQGAQHLLQISGLESC from the exons ATGGCCAGCGAGAACTCTCCTCTGCTGGCCTACCGGCTCTTGGGTGACGAGGGGTTTACCGCCCCTGCCATTGGGGCTGGGGGTCCAGGAGCAGCATCTGCCCGGAAGCTCTCCACCTTTCTGGGTGTGGTGGTGCCCACAGTCCTGTCCATGTTCAGTATAGTTGTCTTCTTGAGGATTG GGTTCGTGGTGGGCCATGCTGGGCTGCTGCAGGCTTTAGCCATGCTCCTGGTCGCCTACTTCATCCTGGCGCTCACTGTCCTCTCTGTCTGTGCCATCGCCACCAATGGAGCTGTGCGGGGGGGCGGAGCCTACT TCATGATCAGCCGGACTCTGGGACCTGAGGTTGGAGGCAGCATCGGCCTCATGTTTTACCTGGCTAACGTGTGTGGCTGTGCTGTCTCCCTGCTGGGGCTGGTGGAGGCCATGCTTGACACCTTTGGGACTG ATTCCACAGGGTCCAGTGAGCTCCGGGTTCTGCCCCAGGGCTATGGCTGGAGCTTACTCTATGGCTCACTGCTGCTGGGCCTCGTGGGTGGGGTCTGCACACTGGGGGCTGGCCTCTATGCCCGCGCCTCCTTCCTCACATTCCTGCTGGTCTCTGGTTCCCTGTTCTCGGTGCTGGTCAGCTTTGTGGCTGTGCGGCCCAGGGACATCCTCTTGGCCCCTCAGCCTGGACCCAATGGctcctccctgccaccccacGTCGGCCACTTCACTGGCTTCAACAGCAGCACCCTGAAGGCCAACTTGGGTG CTGGCTACGCCAAGGACTACACCACGGGGGCCATGATGACCTTTGCCAGCGTCTTTGCTgtcctttttaatggctgcacaGGCATCATGGCCGGGGCCAATATGTCAG gggAGCTGAAGGACCCCAGCCGAGCAattcctcttggcaccattgttGCTGTCGCCTACACCTTCTTCATCTATaccctgcttttcttcctctctagCTTCACTTGTGACAG GACCCTGCTGCAGGAATACTATGGGTTCTTTGGTGCCATCAGCCTTTGGTCCCCACTGGTGTTGATCGGTGTTTACGCCACGTCACTCTCAGCCTCCATGAGCTCCCTCATTGGTGCTTCCCGCATCCTCCATGCCCTGGCCCAGGACGACCTCTTTG GAGTGATCTTGGCTCCAGCCAAGGTTGTGACCCGAGGGGGGAACCCCTGGGGAGCTGTGCTCTATTCCTGGGGCCTAGTGCAG CTggtgctcttggctgggaagctGAACACACTGGCTGCCGTGGTCACCGTCTTCTACCTGGTGGCATATGCTGCAGTGGACCTGTCATGCCTGAGCCTCGAATGGGCTTCAGCCCCGAACTTCCG ccccaccttcaGCCTGTTCTCCTGGCACACCTGCTTGCTGGGGGTCGCCTCCTGCCTGCTCATGATGTTTCTCATCAGCCCTGGGGCCGCTGGTGGCTCCTTGCTTCTCATGGGCCTGCTTTGTGCCCTCCTCACAGCTCGTGGGGGCCCCAGTAGCTGGGGCTACGTCAGCCAGGCCTTGCTTTTCCACCAG GTGCGCAAATACCTGCTCCGGCTGGATGTCCGGAAGGAGCACGTGAAGTTCTGGCGGCCTCAGCTGCTGCTCCTGGTGGGGAACCCCCGGGGTGCCCTGCCTCTGTTGCGGCTGGCTAACCAGCTCAAGAAGGGGGGCCTCTATGTGCTGGGCCATGTCACCCTGGGAGACCTCG ACTGCCTGCCCTCGGACCCCGTGCAGCCCCAGTATGGAGCGTGGCTGAGCCTGGTGGACAGAGCCCAAGTGAAGGCCTTCGTGGACCTCACCCTCTCACCCTCCGTGCGCCAGGGGGCTCAGCATCTGCTGCAGATCTCAGGCCTTG AATCTTGCTGA
- the TRIP6 gene encoding thyroid receptor-interacting protein 6 isoform X1, translating to MSGPTWLPPKQPEPARAPQGRALPRGAPGPPSAHRTALQPHPRVNFCPLPSEQCYQVLGGPEDRGLAWVGCHGATQRPQGLPQDRGGLRPGSLDAEIDSLTSMLAELDGGRGHAPRRLDWQAYEAPQPPAYRTGLGSGSLKPNGGSAPAPLLSAAPCGGPAPASYATASTPAGPSFPVQVKVAQPVRGCGPPRRGASQASGPLPGPHFPLPGRADVWGAGYRSHREPGPVSKEEAAGGGRRGGYGPQVPLSQPPEEELERLTKKLVHDMNHPPSGEYFGRCGGCGEDVVGDGAGVVALDRVFHVACFVCSTCRAQLRGQHFYAVERRAYCESCYVATLEKCSTCSQPILDRILRAMGKAYHPGCFTCVVCHRGLDGIPFTVDATSQIHCIEDFHRNVDCCYPLRVSVRAATRWMGTSCARPAVPGASRNSLPRLPLTAESSQMYPLPSPFPSTTPISTFTTLSPNAVYSSSSHEIIIPQEFTKHT from the exons ATGTCGGGGCCCACCTGGCTCCCTCCGAAGCAGCCGGAGCCTGCCAGAGCCCCTCAGGGGAGAGCTCTCCCCCGAGGCGCCCCGGGGCCGCCGTCAGCCCACAGAACAG cactccagccccaccccagggtCAATTTTTGCCCCCTCCCATCTGAGCAGTGTTACCAGGTCCTGGGGGGACCAGAGGATCGGGGGCTGGCCTGGGTGGGGTGCCATGGAGCAACCCAGCGCCCACAG GGACTCCCCCAAGACAGGGGCGGTTTGCGCCCAGGAAGCCTGGATGCTGAGATAGATTCACTGACCAGCATGCTGGCTGAGCTGGATGGGGGTCGTGGTCATGCCCCAAGGAGACTAGACTGGCAG GCTTATGAAGCCCCTCAGCCCCCTGCCTATCGCACGGGTTTGGGTTCAGGCTCCCTGAAGCCAAATGGAGGGTCTGCTCCTGCCCCGCTGCTCTCAGCAGCTCCCTGTGGGGGCCCCGCTCCAGCTTCCTATGCCACAGCCAGCACTCCCGCTGgcccttccttccctgtgcaAGTAAAGGTGGCACAGCCAGTTAGGGGCTGCGGCCCACCCAGGCGGGGGGCCTCCcaggcctctgggcccctcccGGGCCCCCACTTTCCTCTCCCAGGCCGAGCAGATGTCTGGGGGGCTGGTTACAGAAGCCACCGAGAGCCAGGGCCAGTGAGTAAAGAGGAGGCTGCAGGAGGAGGAAGACGAGGTGGCTATGGGCCCCAG GTCCCCCTGAGCCAGCCTCCTGAGGAGGAGCTTGAGAGGCTGACCAAGAAGCTGGTGCATGACATGAACCACCCCCCGAGTGGGGAGTACTTTG GTCGGTGTGGTGGCTGTGGAGAAGATGTGGTCGGGGATGGGGCCGGGGTTGTGGCCCTGGACCGAGTCTTCCACGTTGCCTGCTTTGTATGTTCTACGTGTCGTGCCCAACTTCGGGGCCAGCACTTCTATGCGGTGGAGAGGAGGGCATACTGTGAGAGCTGCTACGTG GCCACCCTGGAGAAGTGTTCCACATGCTCCCAACCCATCTTGGACCGGATCCTGCGGGCTATGGGAAAGGCCTACCACCCTGGCTGCTTCACCTGTGTGGTGTGCCACCGTGGCCTTGATGGCATCCCTTTCACAGTAGATGCCACCAGCCAGATCCACTGCATTGAGGACTTCCACAG gAATGTGGACTGTTGCTATCCTCTGAGGGTGAGTGTCAGGGCTGCTACCCGCTGGATGGGCACATCTTGTGCAAGGCCTGCAGTGCCTGGCGCATCCAGGAACTCTCTGCCACGGTTACCACTGACTGCTGAGTCTTCCCAGATGTACCCGCTGCCTTCTCCCTTCCCGTCGACCACACCGATATCTACCTTTACAACTTTGTCACCAAATGCTGTCTACTCTTCCTCCAGTCATGAAATAATAATCCCTCAAGAGTTTACAAAACACACTTAA
- the TRIP6 gene encoding thyroid receptor-interacting protein 6 isoform X2 translates to MSGPTWLPPKQPEPARAPQGRALPRGAPGPPSAHRTALQPHPRVNFCPLPSEQCYQVLGGPEDRGLAWVGCHGATQRPQGLPQDRGGLRPGSLDAEIDSLTSMLAELDGGRGHAPRRLDWQAYEAPQPPAYRTGLGSGSLKPNGGSAPAPLLSAAPCGGPAPASYATASTPAGPSFPVQVKVAQPVRGCGPPRRGASQASGPLPGPHFPLPGRADVWGAGYRSHREPGPVSKEEAAGGGRRGGYGPQVPLSQPPEEELERLTKKLVHDMNHPPSGEYFGRCGGCGEDVVGDGAGVVALDRVFHVACFVCSTCRAQLRGQHFYAVERRAYCESCYVATLEKCSTCSQPILDRILRAMGKAYHPGCFTCVVCHRGLDGIPFTVDATSQIHCIEDFHRKFAPRCSVCGGAIMPEPGQEETVRIVALDRSFHVGCYKCEECGLLLSSEGECQGCYPLDGHILCKACSAWRIQELSATVTTDC, encoded by the exons ATGTCGGGGCCCACCTGGCTCCCTCCGAAGCAGCCGGAGCCTGCCAGAGCCCCTCAGGGGAGAGCTCTCCCCCGAGGCGCCCCGGGGCCGCCGTCAGCCCACAGAACAG cactccagccccaccccagggtCAATTTTTGCCCCCTCCCATCTGAGCAGTGTTACCAGGTCCTGGGGGGACCAGAGGATCGGGGGCTGGCCTGGGTGGGGTGCCATGGAGCAACCCAGCGCCCACAG GGACTCCCCCAAGACAGGGGCGGTTTGCGCCCAGGAAGCCTGGATGCTGAGATAGATTCACTGACCAGCATGCTGGCTGAGCTGGATGGGGGTCGTGGTCATGCCCCAAGGAGACTAGACTGGCAG GCTTATGAAGCCCCTCAGCCCCCTGCCTATCGCACGGGTTTGGGTTCAGGCTCCCTGAAGCCAAATGGAGGGTCTGCTCCTGCCCCGCTGCTCTCAGCAGCTCCCTGTGGGGGCCCCGCTCCAGCTTCCTATGCCACAGCCAGCACTCCCGCTGgcccttccttccctgtgcaAGTAAAGGTGGCACAGCCAGTTAGGGGCTGCGGCCCACCCAGGCGGGGGGCCTCCcaggcctctgggcccctcccGGGCCCCCACTTTCCTCTCCCAGGCCGAGCAGATGTCTGGGGGGCTGGTTACAGAAGCCACCGAGAGCCAGGGCCAGTGAGTAAAGAGGAGGCTGCAGGAGGAGGAAGACGAGGTGGCTATGGGCCCCAG GTCCCCCTGAGCCAGCCTCCTGAGGAGGAGCTTGAGAGGCTGACCAAGAAGCTGGTGCATGACATGAACCACCCCCCGAGTGGGGAGTACTTTG GTCGGTGTGGTGGCTGTGGAGAAGATGTGGTCGGGGATGGGGCCGGGGTTGTGGCCCTGGACCGAGTCTTCCACGTTGCCTGCTTTGTATGTTCTACGTGTCGTGCCCAACTTCGGGGCCAGCACTTCTATGCGGTGGAGAGGAGGGCATACTGTGAGAGCTGCTACGTG GCCACCCTGGAGAAGTGTTCCACATGCTCCCAACCCATCTTGGACCGGATCCTGCGGGCTATGGGAAAGGCCTACCACCCTGGCTGCTTCACCTGTGTGGTGTGCCACCGTGGCCTTGATGGCATCCCTTTCACAGTAGATGCCACCAGCCAGATCCACTGCATTGAGGACTTCCACAG GAAGTTTGCCCCGCGGTGCTCAGTGTGTGGTGGGGCCATCATGCCTGAGCCAGGTCAGGAGGAGACTGTGCGAATTGTTGCTCTGGATCGCAGTTTTCACGTTGGCTGTTACAAGTGTGAG gAATGTGGACTGTTGCTATCCTCTGAGGGTGAGTGTCAGGGCTGCTACCCGCTGGATGGGCACATCTTGTGCAAGGCCTGCAGTGCCTGGCGCATCCAGGAACTCTCTGCCACGGTTACCACTGACTGCTGA
- the TRIP6 gene encoding thyroid receptor-interacting protein 6 isoform X3: MSGPTWLPPKQPEPARAPQGRALPRGAPGPPSAHRTALQPHPRVNFCPLPSEQCYQVLGGPEDRGLAWVGCHGATQRPQGLPQDRGGLRPGSLDAEIDSLTSMLAELDGGRGHAPRRLDWQAYEAPQPPAYRTGLGSGSLKPNGGSAPAPLLSAAPCGGPAPASYATASTPAGPSFPVQVKVAQPVRGCGPPRRGASQASGPLPGPHFPLPGRADVWGAGYRSHREPGPVSKEEAAGGGRRGGYGPQVPLSQPPEEELERLTKKLVHDMNHPPSGEYFGRCGGCGEDVVGDGAGVVALDRVFHVACFVCSTCRAQLRGQHFYAVERRAYCESCYVATLEKCSTCSQPILDRILRAMGKAYHPGCFTCVVCHRGLDGIPFTVDATSQIHCIEDFHRKFAPRCSVCGGAIMPEPGQEETVRIVALDRSFHVGCYK; the protein is encoded by the exons ATGTCGGGGCCCACCTGGCTCCCTCCGAAGCAGCCGGAGCCTGCCAGAGCCCCTCAGGGGAGAGCTCTCCCCCGAGGCGCCCCGGGGCCGCCGTCAGCCCACAGAACAG cactccagccccaccccagggtCAATTTTTGCCCCCTCCCATCTGAGCAGTGTTACCAGGTCCTGGGGGGACCAGAGGATCGGGGGCTGGCCTGGGTGGGGTGCCATGGAGCAACCCAGCGCCCACAG GGACTCCCCCAAGACAGGGGCGGTTTGCGCCCAGGAAGCCTGGATGCTGAGATAGATTCACTGACCAGCATGCTGGCTGAGCTGGATGGGGGTCGTGGTCATGCCCCAAGGAGACTAGACTGGCAG GCTTATGAAGCCCCTCAGCCCCCTGCCTATCGCACGGGTTTGGGTTCAGGCTCCCTGAAGCCAAATGGAGGGTCTGCTCCTGCCCCGCTGCTCTCAGCAGCTCCCTGTGGGGGCCCCGCTCCAGCTTCCTATGCCACAGCCAGCACTCCCGCTGgcccttccttccctgtgcaAGTAAAGGTGGCACAGCCAGTTAGGGGCTGCGGCCCACCCAGGCGGGGGGCCTCCcaggcctctgggcccctcccGGGCCCCCACTTTCCTCTCCCAGGCCGAGCAGATGTCTGGGGGGCTGGTTACAGAAGCCACCGAGAGCCAGGGCCAGTGAGTAAAGAGGAGGCTGCAGGAGGAGGAAGACGAGGTGGCTATGGGCCCCAG GTCCCCCTGAGCCAGCCTCCTGAGGAGGAGCTTGAGAGGCTGACCAAGAAGCTGGTGCATGACATGAACCACCCCCCGAGTGGGGAGTACTTTG GTCGGTGTGGTGGCTGTGGAGAAGATGTGGTCGGGGATGGGGCCGGGGTTGTGGCCCTGGACCGAGTCTTCCACGTTGCCTGCTTTGTATGTTCTACGTGTCGTGCCCAACTTCGGGGCCAGCACTTCTATGCGGTGGAGAGGAGGGCATACTGTGAGAGCTGCTACGTG GCCACCCTGGAGAAGTGTTCCACATGCTCCCAACCCATCTTGGACCGGATCCTGCGGGCTATGGGAAAGGCCTACCACCCTGGCTGCTTCACCTGTGTGGTGTGCCACCGTGGCCTTGATGGCATCCCTTTCACAGTAGATGCCACCAGCCAGATCCACTGCATTGAGGACTTCCACAG GAAGTTTGCCCCGCGGTGCTCAGTGTGTGGTGGGGCCATCATGCCTGAGCCAGGTCAGGAGGAGACTGTGCGAATTGTTGCTCTGGATCGCAGTTTTCACGTTGGCTGTTACAAGT gA
- the TRIP6 gene encoding thyroid receptor-interacting protein 6 isoform X4 codes for MLAELDGGRGHAPRRLDWQAYEAPQPPAYRTGLGSGSLKPNGGSAPAPLLSAAPCGGPAPASYATASTPAGPSFPVQVKVAQPVRGCGPPRRGASQASGPLPGPHFPLPGRADVWGAGYRSHREPGPVSKEEAAGGGRRGGYGPQVPLSQPPEEELERLTKKLVHDMNHPPSGEYFGRCGGCGEDVVGDGAGVVALDRVFHVACFVCSTCRAQLRGQHFYAVERRAYCESCYVATLEKCSTCSQPILDRILRAMGKAYHPGCFTCVVCHRGLDGIPFTVDATSQIHCIEDFHRNVDCCYPLRVSVRAATRWMGTSCARPAVPGASRNSLPRLPLTAESSQMYPLPSPFPSTTPISTFTTLSPNAVYSSSSHEIIIPQEFTKHT; via the exons ATGCTGGCTGAGCTGGATGGGGGTCGTGGTCATGCCCCAAGGAGACTAGACTGGCAG GCTTATGAAGCCCCTCAGCCCCCTGCCTATCGCACGGGTTTGGGTTCAGGCTCCCTGAAGCCAAATGGAGGGTCTGCTCCTGCCCCGCTGCTCTCAGCAGCTCCCTGTGGGGGCCCCGCTCCAGCTTCCTATGCCACAGCCAGCACTCCCGCTGgcccttccttccctgtgcaAGTAAAGGTGGCACAGCCAGTTAGGGGCTGCGGCCCACCCAGGCGGGGGGCCTCCcaggcctctgggcccctcccGGGCCCCCACTTTCCTCTCCCAGGCCGAGCAGATGTCTGGGGGGCTGGTTACAGAAGCCACCGAGAGCCAGGGCCAGTGAGTAAAGAGGAGGCTGCAGGAGGAGGAAGACGAGGTGGCTATGGGCCCCAG GTCCCCCTGAGCCAGCCTCCTGAGGAGGAGCTTGAGAGGCTGACCAAGAAGCTGGTGCATGACATGAACCACCCCCCGAGTGGGGAGTACTTTG GTCGGTGTGGTGGCTGTGGAGAAGATGTGGTCGGGGATGGGGCCGGGGTTGTGGCCCTGGACCGAGTCTTCCACGTTGCCTGCTTTGTATGTTCTACGTGTCGTGCCCAACTTCGGGGCCAGCACTTCTATGCGGTGGAGAGGAGGGCATACTGTGAGAGCTGCTACGTG GCCACCCTGGAGAAGTGTTCCACATGCTCCCAACCCATCTTGGACCGGATCCTGCGGGCTATGGGAAAGGCCTACCACCCTGGCTGCTTCACCTGTGTGGTGTGCCACCGTGGCCTTGATGGCATCCCTTTCACAGTAGATGCCACCAGCCAGATCCACTGCATTGAGGACTTCCACAG gAATGTGGACTGTTGCTATCCTCTGAGGGTGAGTGTCAGGGCTGCTACCCGCTGGATGGGCACATCTTGTGCAAGGCCTGCAGTGCCTGGCGCATCCAGGAACTCTCTGCCACGGTTACCACTGACTGCTGAGTCTTCCCAGATGTACCCGCTGCCTTCTCCCTTCCCGTCGACCACACCGATATCTACCTTTACAACTTTGTCACCAAATGCTGTCTACTCTTCCTCCAGTCATGAAATAATAATCCCTCAAGAGTTTACAAAACACACTTAA